Proteins encoded together in one Thermomonospora curvata DSM 43183 window:
- the ssb gene encoding single-stranded DNA-binding protein, whose amino-acid sequence MSNDTTITVVGNLVADPILKFLPSGRAVANVRVASTPRYRDASTAEWKDAAPLFITCNVWGRQAENVTESLQRGHKVIVRGRLKQRSYETADGRRRTVMEIDVEHIGPSLQNATARIAKAQRLAAPPAVPRNGPLSALQAEAASPSDPWSDTAVPTTAGAGTTEPPF is encoded by the coding sequence ATGAGCAACGACACCACCATCACCGTGGTCGGCAACCTCGTCGCCGACCCCATCTTGAAGTTCCTTCCTTCCGGACGCGCCGTCGCCAACGTCCGCGTGGCCTCGACCCCGCGGTATCGAGATGCGTCCACCGCCGAGTGGAAGGACGCCGCCCCCTTGTTCATCACCTGCAACGTCTGGGGCCGCCAAGCGGAGAACGTCACCGAAAGCCTCCAGCGCGGCCACAAGGTGATCGTCCGTGGGCGGCTCAAGCAGCGCTCCTACGAAACCGCAGACGGCCGGCGCCGCACGGTCATGGAGATCGACGTCGAGCACATCGGCCCCTCCCTGCAGAACGCCACGGCCAGGATCGCCAAGGCCCAGCGCCTTGCCGCCCCACCCGCCGTCCCGCGAAACGGCCCCCTCTCAGCACTCCAGGCAGAAGCAGCCTCACCTTCTGACCCGTGGTCGGATACCGCCGTGCCCACCACAGCCGGTGCAGGCACCACAGAACCACCCTTTTAA
- a CDS encoding 4a-hydroxytetrahydrobiopterin dehydratase translates to MAPTPLTDEEIAAELAALPGWERDGDTITRTFAHTYHECVHLAMYVAAKAREIGHHPDIHITWQRIRFAITTHDAGNRLTRKDFELARHIDAIAAGHGAKPA, encoded by the coding sequence ATGGCCCCGACCCCCCTCACCGACGAGGAGATCGCCGCCGAGCTGGCCGCACTGCCCGGCTGGGAGCGCGACGGCGACACGATCACCCGCACGTTCGCGCACACCTACCACGAGTGCGTGCACCTGGCGATGTACGTGGCCGCCAAGGCTCGCGAGATCGGCCACCATCCCGACATCCACATCACCTGGCAGCGGATCCGTTTCGCCATCACCACCCACGACGCCGGCAACCGCCTCACCCGCAAGGACTTCGAACTCGCCCGGCACATCGACGCCATCGCCGCCGGACACGGAGCCAAGCCGGCCTGA
- the fxlM gene encoding methyltransferase, FxLD system yields the protein MSAKPASSEVLRNAMVDRLAADHAAKGLTLHPEVEAAMRAVPRELYVPGVPLEEAYENTAVITKRLPSGENVSSVSAPFLIAEMLGQAMGALGGLKGRHVLEIGSGGYNASLLAELVGTAGSVTTVDIDPEVADRVAACLKTAGYHDVTVVCADAEHPIEPGRGYDLIIVTAGAWDIPPAWREQLTEGGVLVVPLRTFGTTRSWALRRVGDRLVSHSHRQCGFVPVQGAGAHQIRCIDLAEGVHLRLDEGEQIDADAVKGVLEQPRREAWAGLSLPPATRLHDLSLWHATRLREHAVVLTAQEEAIASGIVAPSWQHGTSATVHNGTLAYRTLRWTDRRFDLGAYAHGPDAQAAAERMVENMRAWVEAGCPTPALEVLPACTPDGDLPDGTVLDKRHSRLVVSFIPG from the coding sequence TTGAGCGCCAAGCCCGCGAGCAGCGAGGTCCTGCGGAACGCGATGGTCGACCGGCTGGCCGCCGATCACGCGGCGAAAGGGCTCACGCTGCACCCGGAGGTGGAGGCGGCGATGCGGGCCGTTCCCCGCGAGCTGTATGTGCCGGGCGTTCCGCTGGAGGAGGCCTACGAGAACACCGCGGTCATCACCAAGCGGCTCCCCAGCGGGGAGAACGTCAGCTCGGTGTCGGCGCCGTTCCTGATCGCGGAGATGCTGGGCCAGGCGATGGGCGCGCTCGGCGGCCTGAAGGGCCGGCATGTGCTGGAGATCGGCAGCGGCGGCTATAACGCGTCCCTGCTGGCCGAACTCGTCGGAACGGCCGGATCGGTCACGACCGTCGACATCGATCCCGAGGTGGCCGACCGGGTCGCCGCCTGCCTGAAAACGGCGGGCTACCACGACGTCACCGTGGTCTGCGCGGACGCCGAGCACCCGATCGAACCGGGCCGCGGCTACGACCTGATCATCGTCACGGCCGGGGCCTGGGACATCCCACCCGCCTGGCGTGAGCAGCTCACCGAGGGCGGCGTGCTGGTCGTGCCGTTGCGGACGTTCGGGACGACCAGGTCATGGGCGCTGCGGCGGGTGGGCGACCGGCTGGTCAGCCACAGCCATCGCCAGTGCGGGTTCGTTCCCGTGCAGGGCGCCGGCGCCCACCAGATCCGCTGCATCGACCTCGCCGAGGGCGTTCACCTGCGCCTCGACGAAGGCGAGCAGATCGACGCCGACGCCGTCAAAGGCGTCCTGGAGCAGCCGAGGCGGGAGGCGTGGGCCGGGCTGAGCCTGCCGCCCGCCACCCGGTTGCACGACCTGAGCCTGTGGCACGCGACCCGCCTGCGCGAGCACGCCGTGGTCTTGACCGCGCAGGAAGAGGCCATCGCTTCCGGGATCGTCGCCCCGTCCTGGCAGCACGGCACCTCCGCCACCGTGCACAACGGCACGCTCGCCTACCGGACTCTTCGCTGGACCGACCGGCGTTTCGACCTCGGCGCCTACGCGCATGGGCCCGACGCACAGGCGGCCGCCGAGCGGATGGTCGAGAACATGCGCGCCTGGGTGGAGGCCGGCTGTCCCACCCCGGCCCTGGAGGTCTTGCCCGCCTGCACCCCAGACGGCGATCTGCCGGACGGGACCGTCCTGGACAAGCGGCACAGCCGCCTCGTCGTGTCCTTCATCCCCGGTTGA